Proteins co-encoded in one Pocillopora verrucosa isolate sample1 chromosome 1, ASM3666991v2, whole genome shotgun sequence genomic window:
- the LOC131785473 gene encoding protein canopy homolog 4: protein MGKMRIFPVSFLLLVISVTVDADIDAEEAALPTKCHVCKHLVQELQDELERSGKSKEVFQTGQIFQEQRKEINYQYSEVRLNEALENACSNVLDYKVHKDKVKALRYEKKESVTFNTLKGLKNQGVKVDLGFPYEMWDTPDAEVTRLKSRCELMVETYEDDLTQWYWHHQKENLTNWLCIERVLDPGEEECFNETEAKNTDDKKGSEGTEEKGKEGEDKNQDTDEDRERKKFGKEKKKGKGKEKDKNKGGKTSAGKSKRSSQAEEDDSEKIQRLIRQQAQEQEEHRKKRGRTKEFVGGKMDERKRREFQTRLRDIHDVDRLRRELRRIRQREMTEDDYSAREPWERHMDSSIPEEVRRDMRRHRFERMNDPEDLRRELRMRAMDLDDDDHFFEEHSFAFRELSHRYMIEAEEIRDPLELKKRIDDLDALSAIFSCGYERDRRRGRHGRRPWKDEF from the exons ATGGGCAAAATGCGAATTTTTCCCGTTTCATTTTTACTTCTGGTCATTTCAGTCACGGTCGATGCCGACATCGATGCAGAGGAAGCAGCATTGCCAACAAAATGCCATG TTTGTAAACACTTGGTACAAGAACTGCAGGATGAGCTTGAAAGGTCTGGCAAGTCCAAGGAAGTCTTCCAAACAGGGCAGATATTTCAGGAGCAGCGTAAGGAAATAAACTACCAGTATTC TGAGGTTCGTCTGAATGAAGCTCTGGAAAATGCCTGTTCTAATGTTTTAGATTACAAAGTGCATAAAGACAAAGTGAAGGCTTTGAGATATGAAAAGA AGGAAAGTGTAACATTCAACACCCTCAAAGGACTCAAAAATCAAGGAGTCAAGGTAGACCTTGGATTTCCTTACGAGATGTGGGACACGCCTGATGCTGAAGTAACAAGGCTAAAGAGCAGG TGTGAATTAATGGTTGAGACATATGAAGATGACTTGACCCAGTGGTACTGGCATCaccaaaaggaaaatttgacaaACTGGTTATGTATTGAGAGAGTGCTGGACCCTGGGGAGGAGg AGTGTTTCAATGAAACTGAAGCAAAAAATACAGATGACAAGAAAGGCAGTGAAGGGACAGAAGAGAAGGGAAAAGAGGGTGAAGACAAAAACCAGGATACAGATGAAgacagagaaaggaaaaaattcggaaaggaaaaaaagaaagggaagggAAAGGAGAAAGACAAGAACAAAGGCGGAAAGACATCAGCTGGAAAATCGAAGAGGTCTTCGCAGGCTGAAGAAGATGATTCGGAGAAAATCCAGCGTCTCATTAGGCAACAAGCCCAAGAGCAAGAGGAACACCGCAAGAAACGTGGCAGGACAAAGGAGTTTGTTGGTGGTAAGATGGACGAACGAAAACGGCGAGAGTTCCAGACCAGGCTCCGAGACATTCACGATGTCGACCGTCTCCGACGCGAACTTCGGAGGATTCGTCAACGAGAAATGACCGAAGATGATTACAGTGCAAGAGAGCCTTGGGAACGCCATATGGACTCGAGCATTCCTGAAGAAGTCCGACGTGACATGCGACGACATCGGTTTGAGCGAATGAACGATCCCGAAGATCTGAGGAGAGAGTTGCGCATGCGAGCTATGGACCTCGACGATGATGACCATTTCTTCGAAGAGCACTCCTTCGCTTTTCGTGAATTGAGCCACCGTTACATGATAGAAGCAGAAGAAATTCGTGATCCTTTGGAGCTGAAGAAACGTATCGACGACCTTGACGCGCTGTCGGCGATATTTTCTTGTGGTTACGAGCGTGACCGACGACGAGGGCGACACGGTCGGCGCCCTTGGAAAGACGAATTTTGA
- the LOC131785491 gene encoding uncharacterized protein — MVDIAGLLESSRLLDNWELDSVKKETEETVARSLISYRHLKTELQSQCFSLSAQEERLDEESGAEPMTVWVMGSWGALESVDGKTEDAEEYSRKKRQLTKEIVMLKIQVLCLKQVHVSSCIKQLQDLITTGSKTPTPEGLQFCRFEEWVQGNQQIYKLQSKMLDLEAAKIRLHKEFCIQDDKELSQSSVSSITTRQSFTSHLEKKLGSKEPDVTSGDLNLEEVVVSPGSLEIASILDRILDTNHINSTFEACKLKAYIRECWDVQNIDDEFPTGVHPDRYQEFVGGMAQYIIDKQLTHQRESLSYDMVYAKLEQYLLPSIYNLIQAHIRKPEEDKRISQIYKNLAHITQTQFGINVVYQDDGIAPYYAAVASMKSMALSILPSRKIHAIVSAAHCVFKKLNELSMLEHSKPPGADEFMDVWVYVVLKSKIPNLASTIAFLRRYSNPNLAFSEAGYYLASVEFACQYLVRINEQDYRDKTHLLTERIVVCEQARFGKMAREEAAVFEIVSQDKWLQGFEVFAVKEWHLDPTRFYRTVIVPSSDKSKKVKVSVVKVRPENTSFAQIEMLEQVFMCSANENGLLCIRTNYGIAVTLNVDHVRDQLTLIPIPDGEYDSFEDTVTNFATLDKLACDYNPPPRNAPAEIVLMTTVFETIQRMEDIVSNTYGIPNSPHGAVRNLIGALVTALRQLSYLSSLFDTPEVYSALIQSAVQKFQTEYNRKCQSSISRLPCNGLLCPNTWEALQNSLGKAPKMTIAKS, encoded by the exons ATGGTGGACATTGCAGGTCTCCTCGAGTCTTCTCGTCTCCTTGATAACTGGGAATTAGATTCAGTGAAAAAGGAGACAGAAGAAACAGTAGCAAGATCACTAATCAGCTATCGCCACCTGAAAACGGAGCTACAAAGCCAGTGCTTTTCTCTGAGCGCACAAGAAGAGCGCCTTGATGAGGAAAGCGGCGCGGAGCCAATGACTGTGTGGGTGATGGGTTCCTGGGGAGCATTAGAGTCTGTGGACGGCAAGACTGAAGATGCAGAGGAATACTCGCGTAAAAAGCGTCAGCTAACAAAGGAGATCGTCATGTTGAAGATTCAAGTGCTGTGTTTGAAGCAAGTGCATGTGAGCTCCTGTATAAAACAGTTACAG GACTTGATCACCACAGGTAGTAAAACACCAACTCCAGAAGGTCTGCAGTTCTGCAGATTTGAGGAATGGGTGCAAGGAAATCAACAAATTTACAAACTGCAATCAAAAATGCTTGATTTGGAGGCTGCAAAGATCAG ATTGCACAAAGAATTTTGCATTCAAGATGATAAAGAATTGTCACAGTCATCAGTATCATCAATAACAACAAGACAGTCCTTTACATCACACCTGGAGAAAAAGCTTGGCTCCAAAGAACCAGATGTAACCTCTGGAGACTTGAACCTTGAAGAAGTTGTGGTTTCACCAGGTTCTTTGGAAATTGCCAGCATTTTGGATAGGATTTTAGATACCAACCATATAAACAGTACATTTGAAGCATGTAAGTTGAAAGCTTACATTCGTGAATGTTGGGATGTACAAAATATCGATGATGAGTTCCCCACAGGAGTCCACCCAGACAGATATCAGGAATTTGTGGGTGGTATGGCACAGTACATCATAGATAAACAGCTGACTCATCAGAGAGAAAGCCTGTCATATGATATGGTCTAT GCTAAATTAGAGCAGTACTTGCTTCCATCCATCTACAACCTCATTCAAGCGCACATCCGTAAGCCAGAAGAGGACAAAAGGATATCACAGATTTACAAAAATCTTGCGCACATCACACAGACCCAGTTCGGCATCAACGTAGTATATCAAGACGATGGTATAGCACCGTATTATGCAGCAGTGGCTTCCATGAAAAGCATGGCATTGTCCATCTTACCATCACGCAAGATACACGCGATTGTCAGCGCGGCGCATTGTGTGTTCAAAAAACTTAATGAGTTGTCCATGTTAGAACATTCTAAACCTCCTGGTgcag ATGAGTTCATGGATGTTTGGGTGTATGTCGTTCTAAAATCTAAAATACCAAACCTCGCGTCGACGATCGCGTTCTTAAGGAGATATTCAAATCCTAACTTGGCGTTCTCAGAAGCAGGGTATTACTTGGCAAGTGTAGAGTTTGCCTGTCAGTATTTGGTGCGGATTAACGAACAGGATTACAGAGACAAGACGCATCTGTTAACGGAAAGGATAGTCGTGTGTGAGCAAGCTAGGTTTGGTAAGATGGCCAGAGAAGAAGCAGCGGTGTTTGAAATAGTTTCTCAGGATAAATGGCTCCAGGGATTTGAGGTGTTTGCTGTGAAAGAGTGGCACCTGGATCCAACTAG gTTTTATCGGACTGTTATAGTGCCGTCCTCGGATAAAAGCAAGAAAGTCAAAGTTTCTGTCGTCAAGGTGAGACCAGAAAACACTTCGTTTGCTCAAATAGAAATGCTGGAACAAGTATTCATGTGCTCAGCGAATGAAAATGGATTGTTATGCATTCGCACGAACTATGGTATTGCCGTCACACTGAATGTGGATCATGTTAGAGACCAGCTTACACTGATTCCTATACCTGATGGGGAGTATGATTCTTTCGAGGACACTGTGACAAATTTTGCAACACTTGACAAGCTCGCTTGCGATTACAATCCACCTCCCAGAAATGCTCCCGCTGAGATTGTGCTGATGACAACTGTATTTGAAACGATACAGAGGATGGAGGACATTGTATCAAACACTTACGGCATTCCTAATTCCCCACATGGGGCCGTTCGGAATCTGATCGGTGCGCTTGTTACAGCTCTGCGCCAGCTCAGTTACTTGAGTTCACTATTTGATACACCAGAGGTATATTCCGCGCTCATTCAATCAGCAGTTCAGAAGTTCCAAACAGAATATAATAGAAAATGTCAATCAAGCATTTCCCGGTTGCCATGCAACGGGTTGCTATGTCCGAATACCTGGGAAGCCCTTCAGAATAGTCTTGGGAAGGCCCCAAAGATGACAATTGCAAAGTCTTAA
- the LOC131785455 gene encoding serine/threonine-protein kinase pim-2-like yields the protein MERPQVCKDLFEVIHERDNLDRPLTENEVRRYFAQILQANISCEENGVLHRDIKPENIIVDMSTDEAKLIDFGLASEVQAEPFTHFRGTPHYMPPEYSQSKKYDGCQGTVWQMGILLVDMLSPQVPAFRHSHLALSMPPRVPLNISADAKNLIYSLLNTTPNNRPTLKQTLRHPWFARTD from the exons ATGGAAAGACCTCAAGTCTGTAAGGACTTGTTTGAGGTCATACACGAGCGAGATAACCTGGACCGACCACTAACAGAGAATGAAGTGCGGCGGTACTTTGCCCAGATCCTGCAGGCCAACATCAGCTGCGAGGAGAATGGTGTTCTACACCGCGACATTAAGCCAGAGAATATCATCGTGGACATGAGTACTGATGAGGCAAAGTTGATTGATTTCGGTCTGGCATCTGAGGTTCAAGCTGAACCTTTCACGCATTTCAGAG GCACACCACACTACATGCCTCCTGAGTACAGCCAATCAAAGAAATATGACGGCTGTCAGGGCACGGTCTGGCAAATGGGAATCCTGTTGGTGGACATGTTATCACCTCAAGTACCCGCATTTAGACATTCACATCTGGCCCTCAGTATGCCACCTAGAGTACCCCTAAATATTTCAGCAG ACGCAAAGAATCTTATTTACTCGCTACTGAACACAACTCCAAACAATCGCCCAACTCTTAAGCAAACTCTACGGCATCCATGGTTTGCAAGAACAGACTAG